The following coding sequences are from one Ancylobacter sp. TS-1 window:
- a CDS encoding phosphotransferase codes for MSHVLTTAPRADALATPSPSLTAGRIERILREQYGLDGEARLLTSERDQNFHFATPAGEALVIKVTNPAEDRLVTDFQTRALLHIEARDPALPVPCLRRTRTGEAAFVLEEDGTSMVVRALSWLDGVPLYQVERTARQRQELGAALARMGLALRDFGHPAAGHFLQWDIQHAAKLRPLLAHIEDPARRALATEFLDRFDAEVAPVLPRLRRQIVHNDLNPFNVLVAAHDHDRVTGIFDFGDMVETALVNDVAVACSYQLAAGDDPLAGVADFAAAYCRVRPLDETELSLLFDLTAARMLTTVAITNWRALRYPENRAYILRNSPSAWDGLERFAVIGPARARARLVAACLGK; via the coding sequence ATGTCCCACGTCCTGACGACCGCCCCGCGGGCGGATGCGCTCGCGACGCCGTCGCCCTCGCTTACCGCCGGCCGGATCGAGCGGATTCTCCGCGAGCAGTACGGGCTCGACGGCGAAGCGCGGCTGCTCACCTCCGAGCGGGACCAGAATTTCCATTTCGCCACGCCCGCCGGCGAGGCGCTGGTGATCAAGGTCACCAACCCGGCCGAGGACCGGCTGGTCACCGATTTCCAGACCAGGGCGCTGCTGCACATCGAGGCGCGCGATCCCGCGCTTCCCGTTCCCTGTCTGCGCCGCACCCGCACGGGCGAGGCCGCCTTCGTGCTGGAAGAGGACGGCACGAGCATGGTGGTGCGCGCGCTGAGCTGGCTCGACGGCGTGCCGCTCTATCAGGTCGAGCGCACCGCCCGCCAGCGGCAGGAGCTGGGGGCGGCGCTGGCGCGCATGGGGCTGGCGCTGCGCGACTTCGGCCACCCGGCCGCCGGGCATTTCCTGCAATGGGACATCCAGCACGCCGCGAAGCTGCGCCCGCTGCTGGCGCATATCGAGGACCCGGCGCGGCGCGCGCTGGCGACCGAGTTCCTCGACCGCTTCGATGCCGAGGTGGCGCCCGTCCTGCCGCGCCTGCGCCGGCAGATCGTCCATAACGACCTCAACCCGTTCAACGTGCTGGTCGCCGCGCACGACCACGACCGGGTGACCGGCATCTTCGATTTCGGCGATATGGTCGAGACGGCGCTCGTCAACGACGTCGCCGTCGCCTGCAGCTACCAGCTCGCGGCCGGCGACGACCCGCTGGCTGGCGTCGCCGACTTCGCCGCCGCCTATTGCCGGGTGCGCCCGCTCGACGAGACCGAGCTGAGCCTGCTGTTCGATCTCACCGCCGCGCGCATGCTGACCACGGTCGCGATCACCAACTGGCGCGCGCTGCGCTACCCCGAGAACCGCGCCTACATCCTGCGCAACAGCCCTTCCGCCTGGGACGGGCTGGAACGCTTCGCCGTCATCGGCCCCGCGCGCGCCCGCGCGCGGCTCGTGGCCGCCTGCCTGGGGAAATAG
- a CDS encoding ABC transporter ATP-binding protein: MSSIELDHVSKLYANGAYGVRDVDLRIEEGEFVIFLGPSGCGKSTTLRMIAGLESISSGDLRIGGRSVNNVAPRDRNIAVVFQSYALYPHMNVRENMGFGLKMRGVARPVIDEKIREAAALLGLTPYLDRKPAALSGGQRQRVALGRAIVRDPVAFLLDEPLSNLDAQLRAEMRLELVKLHRRLGRTIVHVTHDQVEAMTMGDRICIMRDGRMIQVGKPLEVYADPVDTFVARFLATPTMNLIPARLEGRGDGLAVVGPGFELAVPARHREAYGPHAGRDVIFGLRPEDLHEAPQPGYQRLDVDVVAMEALGVENILVGQASKDKAGTGAPVEISARLSRHFTAPVGAQVPLHLDLTPMHLFDPQTTRALPRPPLRAVAA, encoded by the coding sequence ATGTCGTCGATCGAACTCGATCATGTCTCCAAGCTCTACGCCAACGGCGCCTATGGCGTGCGTGACGTCGACCTGCGGATCGAGGAAGGCGAGTTCGTGATCTTCCTCGGCCCCTCGGGCTGCGGCAAGTCGACCACGCTGCGCATGATCGCCGGGCTGGAGAGCATCTCGTCGGGCGATCTGCGCATCGGTGGGCGCAGCGTGAACAATGTCGCCCCGCGCGACCGCAACATCGCCGTCGTCTTCCAGTCCTACGCGCTCTACCCGCACATGAATGTGCGCGAGAACATGGGCTTCGGCCTCAAGATGCGCGGCGTGGCGCGCCCCGTCATCGACGAAAAGATCCGCGAGGCGGCCGCCCTGCTCGGCCTCACCCCCTATCTCGACCGCAAGCCGGCCGCGCTTTCCGGCGGCCAGCGCCAACGCGTGGCGCTGGGGCGCGCCATCGTGCGCGATCCGGTCGCCTTCCTGCTCGACGAGCCGCTGTCGAACCTCGACGCGCAGCTTCGCGCAGAGATGCGGCTGGAACTCGTCAAGCTGCACCGCCGGCTCGGGCGCACCATCGTCCACGTCACCCACGATCAGGTGGAGGCGATGACGATGGGCGACCGCATCTGCATCATGCGCGACGGGCGGATGATCCAGGTCGGCAAGCCGCTCGAGGTCTATGCGGACCCCGTCGACACCTTCGTCGCCCGTTTCCTCGCCACCCCGACCATGAACCTGATCCCCGCCCGGTTGGAGGGGCGCGGCGACGGGCTGGCGGTGGTCGGGCCGGGCTTCGAACTCGCCGTGCCCGCGCGCCACCGCGAGGCCTATGGCCCGCATGCCGGCCGCGACGTGATCTTCGGCCTGCGTCCGGAGGACCTGCACGAGGCGCCCCAGCCCGGCTATCAGCGCCTCGACGTCGATGTCGTCGCCATGGAGGCGCTGGGCGTCGAGAACATCCTCGTCGGCCAGGCGAGCAAAGACAAAGCCGGCACCGGCGCGCCGGTCGAGATATCGGCGCGGCTGTCGCGGCACTTCACGGCGCCGGTCGGCGCCCAGGTGCCGCTGCATCTCGACCTCACCCCCATGCACCTGTTCGACCCGCAGACGACGCGCGCCCTGCCGCGCCCGCCTCTGCGCGCGGTCGCGGCCTGA
- a CDS encoding ABC transporter ATP-binding protein yields MAGVTIRQVSKHFGPVRVLDGLDLAIDDGEFVVLVGPSGCGKTTLLRMIAGLESVSGGQIMIGERDVTWMAPKDRDIAMVFQSYALYPHMSAAENMSFGLKLNKTPKPEIDARVAEAARMLKIEHLLERKPRELSGGQRQRVAMGRAIVRRPALYLFDEPLSNLDAQLRTSMRTEIKRMHLAEKKTVVYVTHDQIEALTLADRIVAMNKGDIQQIGTPDDLYRRPASVFVASFIGSPAMSFLCGTLTAAGAVALEGVGTALMLPPSWAGVAAASGSTVLLGLRPEAFVYAPGDEGRFGFDVQVNVVEPCGAEVYVVGEVAGQEVTIRCAPGHVPPLGTTARFAVDFDGIHLFDAATERSLRP; encoded by the coding sequence TTGGCAGGCGTTACAATTCGGCAGGTCTCCAAGCATTTCGGGCCCGTGCGCGTGCTCGACGGGCTGGACCTCGCGATCGATGACGGGGAGTTCGTGGTGCTCGTCGGCCCGTCGGGCTGCGGCAAGACCACGCTTCTGCGCATGATCGCCGGCCTTGAATCGGTCTCCGGCGGCCAGATCATGATCGGCGAGCGGGACGTCACCTGGATGGCGCCCAAGGACCGCGACATCGCCATGGTGTTCCAGTCCTACGCGCTCTACCCGCATATGAGCGCGGCCGAGAACATGTCCTTCGGCCTCAAGCTCAACAAGACGCCCAAGCCCGAGATCGACGCGCGCGTGGCCGAGGCGGCCCGCATGCTGAAGATCGAGCATCTGCTGGAGCGCAAGCCGCGCGAGCTTTCCGGCGGCCAGCGCCAGCGCGTGGCGATGGGACGCGCCATCGTGCGCCGCCCGGCGCTCTATCTGTTCGACGAGCCGCTCTCCAATCTCGACGCGCAGCTGCGCACCAGCATGCGCACCGAGATCAAGCGCATGCACCTCGCCGAGAAGAAGACGGTCGTCTACGTCACCCACGACCAGATCGAGGCGCTCACCCTCGCCGACCGCATCGTCGCCATGAACAAGGGCGACATCCAGCAGATCGGCACCCCGGACGATCTTTATCGCCGCCCGGCCTCGGTGTTCGTCGCCTCCTTCATCGGCTCGCCGGCGATGAGCTTCCTGTGCGGCACGCTGACGGCGGCCGGAGCGGTGGCGCTGGAAGGCGTTGGCACCGCCCTGATGCTTCCCCCCTCATGGGCCGGCGTCGCCGCCGCGTCGGGTTCGACGGTGCTGCTCGGCCTGCGGCCGGAAGCCTTTGTCTACGCGCCCGGCGATGAGGGGCGCTTCGGCTTCGACGTGCAGGTCAACGTCGTCGAGCCCTGCGGCGCCGAGGTCTATGTGGTCGGCGAGGTCGCCGGGCAGGAAGTCACCATCCGCTGCGCGCCCGGCCATGTGCCCCCGCTCGGCACGACGGCCCGCTTCGCGGTCGATTTCGACGGCATCCACCTGTTCGATGCCGCCACCGAACGGAGCCTGCGGCCATGA
- a CDS encoding SDR family NAD(P)-dependent oxidoreductase gives MPASAAPTPTYPELAGRRALVTGGATGIGRAIVGALARQGVRVAIGDINLAAAERAAGEVGEGAAAIAIDVRERASVEAGFQSVLEKLGGCDLLIANAGVSTMNPALDLTDEEWNFNFDVNTRGVFLTNQVAARHFVAKGKGCIVNTASLAAKVGAPLLAHYSASKFAVLGWTQAFARELAPKGIRVNAVCPGFVATSMQTREVEWEAKLRGVTPERVIEDYIGMTPLGRLEQPEDVADVVAFLCSEQARFMTGQGVNVTGGVYTT, from the coding sequence ATGCCCGCCAGCGCCGCACCGACGCCGACCTACCCCGAACTCGCGGGCCGTCGCGCCCTCGTCACCGGCGGCGCGACGGGCATCGGCCGGGCCATCGTCGGCGCGCTGGCGCGTCAGGGCGTGCGGGTGGCGATCGGCGACATCAATCTCGCGGCGGCCGAGCGCGCCGCCGGCGAGGTCGGCGAAGGGGCCGCGGCGATCGCCATCGACGTGCGCGAGCGCGCCTCGGTGGAAGCGGGCTTCCAGTCGGTGCTGGAGAAGCTCGGCGGCTGCGACCTGCTGATCGCCAATGCCGGCGTCTCCACCATGAACCCCGCGCTCGACCTCACCGACGAGGAATGGAACTTCAATTTCGACGTGAACACGCGCGGCGTGTTCCTGACGAATCAAGTCGCTGCAAGGCATTTCGTCGCCAAGGGCAAGGGCTGCATCGTCAACACTGCCTCGCTCGCCGCCAAGGTCGGCGCGCCGCTGCTGGCGCATTACTCGGCCTCGAAATTCGCCGTGCTCGGCTGGACGCAGGCGTTCGCCCGCGAGCTGGCGCCCAAGGGTATCCGCGTCAACGCCGTCTGCCCCGGCTTCGTGGCGACCAGCATGCAGACCCGCGAAGTCGAATGGGAAGCCAAGCTGCGCGGCGTCACCCCCGAGCGGGTGATCGAGGACTATATCGGCATGACCCCGCTCGGCCGCCTCGAACAGCCGGAGGACGTCGCCGACGTGGTGGCCTTCCTGTGCTCGGAGCAGGCCCGCTTCATGACCGGCCAGGGCGTCAACGTGACCGGAGGCGTCTACACGACCTGA
- a CDS encoding aspartate aminotransferase family protein yields the protein MSMVNAFDPEAAAALPEAEKDLIRRREKLLGPAYRLFYQQPVHIVRGEGVWLYDPAGNAYLDVYNNVASVGHCHPRVVEALARQASILNTHTRYLHETILDYAERLLAKVPAGLGHIMFTCTGSEANDLALRITRAYTGRQGMIVTRLAYHGLTSAVSELSPSLGDYVQPGPHVRFVAPPDGYRGAAEVGAAFAAGVRAAIADMRAQGIEPAALLVDTIFSSDGVFADPPGFLEEAVAAIREAGGLFIADEVQPGFGRVGPQFWGFARHGLVPDMVTVGKPMGNGHPMAGVIMKPHLVEEFGRKARYFNTFGGNPVACAVGLAVLDVMEGEGLPERAREVGDYMRAGLRDLAGRYEAIGDVRGAGQFTGLELVEDRATRAPDAALTSRIVNGLRERRVLISATGPGANILKIRPPLAFAREHADIFLDRFADVLKANA from the coding sequence ATGTCGATGGTCAATGCGTTCGATCCCGAAGCTGCCGCCGCCCTGCCGGAGGCGGAGAAGGATCTGATCCGCCGCCGCGAGAAGCTGCTCGGCCCGGCCTACCGGCTGTTCTACCAGCAGCCGGTCCATATCGTGCGCGGCGAGGGCGTGTGGCTCTACGATCCCGCCGGCAACGCCTATCTCGACGTCTACAACAACGTCGCCTCGGTCGGGCACTGCCACCCCCGGGTGGTCGAGGCGCTGGCGCGGCAGGCGTCGATCCTCAACACGCATACGCGCTACCTGCACGAGACCATCCTCGACTATGCCGAGCGGCTGCTGGCCAAGGTGCCGGCCGGGCTCGGCCACATCATGTTCACCTGCACCGGTTCGGAGGCGAACGACCTCGCGCTGCGCATCACCCGCGCCTATACCGGCCGGCAGGGCATGATCGTCACGCGCCTCGCCTATCACGGCCTCACCAGCGCGGTGTCCGAGCTTTCGCCCTCTCTGGGCGACTATGTGCAGCCCGGCCCGCATGTGCGCTTCGTCGCGCCGCCGGACGGCTATCGCGGCGCCGCCGAAGTGGGCGCCGCCTTCGCCGCCGGGGTGCGCGCGGCCATCGCCGACATGCGCGCGCAGGGCATCGAGCCGGCAGCGCTGCTGGTCGACACCATCTTCTCCTCCGACGGCGTGTTCGCCGATCCGCCCGGCTTCCTCGAGGAGGCGGTCGCGGCGATCCGCGAGGCGGGCGGCCTGTTCATCGCCGACGAGGTGCAGCCCGGCTTCGGACGCGTCGGGCCGCAGTTCTGGGGCTTCGCCCGCCACGGGCTGGTGCCCGACATGGTGACGGTCGGCAAGCCGATGGGCAACGGCCACCCCATGGCGGGGGTCATCATGAAGCCGCATCTGGTCGAGGAATTCGGCCGCAAGGCGCGCTATTTCAACACCTTCGGCGGCAATCCGGTGGCCTGCGCGGTCGGCCTCGCCGTGCTCGACGTGATGGAGGGCGAGGGCCTGCCGGAGCGCGCGCGCGAGGTGGGCGACTATATGCGCGCGGGGCTGCGCGATCTCGCCGGCCGCTATGAGGCGATCGGCGACGTGCGCGGGGCGGGGCAGTTCACCGGGCTGGAACTGGTGGAGGACCGCGCCACCAGGGCGCCGGATGCCGCCCTCACCAGCCGCATCGTCAACGGCCTGCGCGAGCGCCGCGTGCTGATCAGCGCCACCGGGCCGGGCGCCAACATCCTGAAGATCCGCCCGCCGCTCGCCTTCGCCCGCGAGCATGCCGATATCTTCCTCGATCGCTTCGCCGACGTGCTCAAGGCGAATGCCTGA
- a CDS encoding carbohydrate ABC transporter permease, whose translation MRRLALHLGLLLVCAVILLPLLWVVRTSFLPEPLSYSSDLLPAFTLDNYVDLFTSTRYGRSYLNSLIVATGSVVIALPFAAMTGYAFARFKTSGKGGRFAVLATQMLPPVAIVLPAFALFRTVGLTNSLTGLIVVYAALNLPFLIWILMGFFEGIPVDLEWAAQTDGASAWGAFWRVVLPVSLPGIAAAGVLGFILTWNEFLFALVLSGPQTATVPVALSSLQTSNGVQIAKVSAGVVLAILPLVIASRFIQRFIVQGLTFGSVK comes from the coding sequence ATGCGGCGCCTCGCTCTTCACCTCGGACTGCTTCTCGTCTGCGCCGTCATCCTCCTGCCCCTGCTCTGGGTCGTGCGCACCAGCTTCCTGCCCGAGCCGCTGTCCTACTCCTCCGACCTGCTGCCGGCCTTCACCCTCGACAACTATGTCGACCTGTTCACCAGCACCCGTTACGGGCGCTCCTATCTGAACAGCCTGATCGTGGCGACCGGCTCGGTGGTGATCGCCCTGCCCTTCGCGGCGATGACCGGCTACGCCTTCGCCCGCTTCAAGACCAGCGGCAAGGGCGGGCGCTTCGCGGTGCTCGCCACCCAGATGCTGCCGCCTGTGGCCATCGTGCTGCCGGCCTTCGCGCTGTTCCGCACCGTCGGCCTCACCAATTCGCTGACCGGCCTGATCGTCGTCTATGCCGCGCTCAACCTGCCCTTCCTGATCTGGATCCTGATGGGCTTCTTCGAAGGCATTCCGGTCGATCTCGAATGGGCGGCGCAGACCGACGGGGCGAGCGCCTGGGGCGCCTTCTGGCGGGTGGTGCTGCCGGTGTCGCTGCCGGGCATCGCGGCGGCCGGCGTGCTCGGCTTCATCCTCACCTGGAACGAGTTCCTGTTCGCGCTGGTGCTGAGCGGTCCACAGACGGCCACCGTGCCGGTGGCGCTCTCATCCTTGCAGACATCGAACGGCGTGCAGATCGCCAAGGTCTCCGCCGGCGTGGTGTTGGCCATCCTCCCGTTGGTGATCGCCTCGCGCTTCATCCAGCGATTCATCGTGCAGGGACTGACCTTCGGCAGCGTGAAGTGA
- a CDS encoding extracellular solute-binding protein, protein MQLKCSLKAALLGATLLAAAPAYAQSVTLRALMEDVPETQIIEKLLPEFEKETGIRVEFEKIGYGDMHDKLVAQLVSPESYYNLLEVDFLWAGEFPTAGWLEDLNPYIAKSGFDLKPFIPSMLDLLGQTKDATPILPMYNYSMGLIYRTDLLEDAKVKAAYKAKTGKELALPKTLAEYVELSKFFKAGGGVVGAAMQGQRGDPNAMEFSNYLFSAGGAYLDAGRKVALNSPEGLTALKLYADNVQNGAQQGALSATLDDTMRLMCAGDAFSMVTYWWMLPQLDNKEKCPKVAGKLALSVMPGGHGESGGWGWGIPKNTSDESKAAAWKFIEWVQGKKISVARAMEGHAPVRSDVYTDPAVLAKYPFYKTALDVVASGKSFPIFAYSAQYEDVLGAQLSLAAGGQAKPEDALKAAADGLTQLLAK, encoded by the coding sequence ATGCAGTTGAAGTGTAGCCTGAAGGCGGCCCTCCTCGGCGCCACGCTGCTGGCCGCCGCCCCCGCCTATGCCCAGTCCGTCACCCTGCGCGCCCTGATGGAGGACGTGCCGGAGACCCAGATCATCGAGAAGCTGCTGCCGGAATTCGAGAAGGAGACCGGCATCAGGGTCGAGTTCGAGAAGATCGGCTATGGCGACATGCACGACAAGCTGGTCGCCCAGCTCGTCTCGCCGGAGAGCTACTACAACCTGCTCGAGGTCGACTTCCTGTGGGCCGGCGAGTTCCCCACCGCCGGCTGGCTGGAAGACCTCAACCCCTATATCGCCAAGTCCGGCTTCGACCTGAAGCCCTTCATCCCGTCCATGCTGGACCTGCTCGGCCAGACCAAGGACGCGACGCCGATCCTGCCCATGTACAATTACTCGATGGGCCTGATCTACCGCACGGACCTGCTGGAAGACGCCAAGGTCAAGGCGGCCTACAAGGCCAAGACCGGCAAGGAACTCGCTCTGCCGAAGACGCTCGCCGAATATGTCGAGCTGTCGAAGTTCTTCAAGGCGGGCGGCGGCGTGGTCGGCGCGGCCATGCAGGGCCAGCGCGGCGACCCGAACGCGATGGAATTCTCCAACTACCTGTTCTCCGCCGGCGGCGCCTATCTCGATGCCGGCCGCAAGGTGGCGCTGAACAGCCCCGAGGGCCTCACCGCGCTCAAGCTCTACGCCGACAACGTGCAGAACGGCGCGCAGCAGGGCGCCCTCTCCGCCACGCTCGACGACACGATGCGCCTGATGTGCGCCGGCGACGCCTTCAGCATGGTCACCTACTGGTGGATGCTGCCGCAGCTCGACAACAAGGAGAAGTGCCCGAAGGTCGCCGGCAAGCTGGCGCTGTCGGTGATGCCGGGCGGCCATGGCGAAAGCGGCGGTTGGGGCTGGGGCATCCCGAAGAACACCTCGGATGAATCCAAGGCCGCAGCCTGGAAGTTCATCGAATGGGTGCAGGGCAAGAAGATCTCGGTCGCCCGCGCCATGGAAGGCCACGCGCCGGTGCGCTCGGACGTCTACACCGACCCGGCGGTGCTGGCGAAGTATCCCTTCTACAAGACCGCGCTGGATGTCGTCGCCTCGGGCAAGTCGTTCCCGATCTTCGCCTATTCCGCGCAGTACGAGGACGTGCTCGGCGCCCAGCTCTCGCTGGCGGCCGGCGGACAGGCCAAGCCCGAGGACGCCCTCAAGGCGGCGGCCGACGGCCTGACCCAGCTCCTCGCCAAGTAA
- a CDS encoding SDR family NAD(P)-dependent oxidoreductase has product MILKDRIAIVTAAGSGIGRAVAIAFAREGALVYATDRDGAAASASAELAGNGAQSRALDVADAAAIEVLIAEVQALHGRIDILHNHAGLQVAGGLEEIDGGQLDRSWAINVHAQFAACRAAMPIMKAQGGGVILNTASNAGVFLDKGMLAYITTKSAVITMTKQIALDYARFGIRVNAICPGWVDTAFNDPYTAQLGGRGALEKVVSGMVPMGRFGRPEEIAEAAVFLVCDRSSYITGHALVIDGGECLAGGANSTP; this is encoded by the coding sequence ATGATCCTCAAGGACCGCATCGCCATCGTCACCGCCGCCGGCTCAGGGATAGGCCGGGCGGTGGCCATCGCCTTCGCGCGCGAGGGCGCGCTCGTCTACGCCACCGACCGCGACGGCGCCGCCGCCAGCGCGAGCGCCGAACTGGCCGGGAACGGCGCGCAGTCGCGCGCGCTCGACGTCGCCGATGCCGCCGCCATCGAGGTGCTGATCGCCGAGGTACAGGCCCTGCACGGGCGGATCGACATCCTGCACAACCATGCCGGGCTCCAGGTCGCCGGCGGGCTGGAGGAGATCGACGGCGGCCAACTCGACCGCTCCTGGGCGATCAACGTCCACGCCCAGTTCGCCGCCTGCCGGGCGGCGATGCCGATCATGAAGGCGCAGGGCGGCGGCGTCATCCTCAACACGGCGTCGAATGCCGGCGTGTTCCTCGACAAGGGCATGCTGGCCTACATCACCACCAAGTCGGCGGTCATCACCATGACCAAGCAGATCGCGCTCGACTATGCCCGCTTCGGCATAAGGGTGAACGCCATCTGTCCGGGCTGGGTCGATACCGCCTTCAACGATCCCTACACCGCCCAGCTTGGCGGGCGCGGGGCGCTGGAGAAGGTGGTGTCGGGCATGGTGCCGATGGGGCGCTTCGGCCGGCCGGAGGAGATCGCCGAGGCGGCGGTGTTCCTGGTCTGCGACCGCTCCTCCTACATCACCGGCCATGCGCTGGTGATCGATGGCGGCGAATGCCTGGCCGGCGGCGCCAACTCGACGCCGTGA
- a CDS encoding carbohydrate ABC transporter permease has translation MRAALMDRDWRNGWAFAAPGLLMLAIVMGFPLVYAAVISVSSLTLLRPSLTPFVGFANYAAMMNDPLFWGALWLTIKYSLVTVAGEFVIGLAVALMINRTVTMKPVYFAVLTIPMAMSPVSVALIWRMLLQPNLGIVNHTLEAVGLPRVDWLGNADLALWTMAGIDIWQQTSFVVLILAAGLASLPRDPYEAAEVDGASPLQQFWYITLPMLRPVAAIAVIIQLINEFRTYDLPYILTKGGPGTSTEVLSFFAYRRAFLGLHLNEGAAASFVLLLIVLGLTVLFFATLERRR, from the coding sequence ATGCGCGCGGCCCTCATGGATCGGGACTGGCGGAACGGCTGGGCCTTCGCGGCGCCGGGCCTCTTGATGCTGGCGATCGTCATGGGCTTTCCGCTGGTCTATGCGGCGGTGATCTCGGTCTCCTCGCTCACCTTGCTGCGCCCCTCCCTCACCCCGTTCGTCGGCTTCGCCAACTACGCGGCGATGATGAACGATCCCCTGTTCTGGGGCGCGCTGTGGCTGACCATCAAATATTCCCTCGTCACGGTGGCCGGCGAGTTCGTCATCGGGCTGGCGGTGGCGCTCATGATCAACCGCACCGTGACGATGAAGCCGGTCTATTTCGCCGTGCTCACCATTCCCATGGCGATGTCGCCGGTGAGCGTGGCGCTGATCTGGCGCATGCTGCTCCAGCCCAATCTCGGCATCGTCAACCACACGCTGGAAGCGGTCGGCCTGCCGCGCGTCGACTGGCTCGGCAATGCCGACCTCGCGCTGTGGACCATGGCCGGGATCGACATCTGGCAGCAGACCTCCTTCGTCGTGCTGATCCTCGCCGCCGGCCTCGCCTCGCTGCCGCGCGACCCCTATGAGGCGGCCGAGGTCGACGGGGCGTCGCCCCTCCAGCAGTTCTGGTACATCACCCTGCCGATGCTGCGGCCGGTCGCCGCCATCGCGGTCATCATCCAGCTCATCAACGAATTCCGCACCTATGACCTGCCCTACATCCTGACCAAGGGCGGACCGGGCACCTCCACCGAGGTGCTGAGCTTCTTCGCCTATCGCCGCGCCTTTCTCGGGCTGCACCTCAACGAGGGCGCGGCGGCGTCCTTCGTGCTGCTGCTGATCGTGCTGGGCCTGACCGTGCTGTTCTTCGCCACGCTGGAGCGGCGCCGCTAG
- a CDS encoding DeoR/GlpR family DNA-binding transcription regulator, giving the protein MSDDVSFPDRTGIEAGGGEERQRMLSHVRHARILDQLSQSGTITVTAIAADLGVSDMTIRRDLVELEREGRLVRVHGGAVLSEAPASVAMDSEEPRFDARLRRGADAKSAIAAYAANLVTGYRTLAMDVGTTTYLMAGHLRELGHLKIFTNSLRISTLLDGGAPEVYVAGGRVRPEEMSVHGPTAIAQFEKLWFDAAVIGTSGITAEGFFDYSFEDTDMKRVYLRRSGLKILLCDSAKFQRMSLVQVGAFSEIGMLVTDAEPPPRIAAALAAARVDVRIVSPLSGN; this is encoded by the coding sequence ATGAGCGACGACGTGTCATTTCCGGACAGGACGGGCATTGAGGCCGGCGGCGGCGAGGAGCGCCAGCGCATGCTCTCGCATGTGCGCCATGCGCGCATTCTCGATCAGCTCAGCCAGTCCGGCACCATCACCGTCACCGCCATCGCCGCCGATCTCGGCGTCTCCGACATGACCATCCGCCGCGATCTCGTCGAGCTGGAGCGCGAGGGGCGCCTCGTGCGCGTGCATGGCGGCGCGGTGCTTTCCGAGGCGCCGGCCAGCGTCGCCATGGACAGCGAGGAGCCGCGCTTCGACGCGCGCCTGCGCCGTGGCGCCGACGCCAAGAGCGCCATCGCCGCCTATGCCGCCAATCTCGTCACCGGCTACCGCACCCTCGCCATGGATGTCGGCACCACCACCTATCTGATGGCGGGCCATCTGCGCGAACTCGGCCATCTCAAGATATTCACCAACAGCCTGCGCATCTCCACCCTGCTCGATGGCGGCGCGCCCGAGGTCTATGTCGCCGGCGGGCGGGTGCGGCCGGAGGAGATGTCGGTGCACGGCCCCACCGCCATCGCGCAGTTCGAGAAGCTGTGGTTCGACGCCGCCGTCATCGGCACCTCGGGCATCACCGCCGAGGGCTTCTTCGACTATTCCTTCGAGGACACCGACATGAAGCGCGTCTATCTGCGCCGGTCGGGCCTCAAGATCCTGCTGTGCGATTCCGCCAAGTTCCAGCGCATGTCGCTGGTGCAGGTCGGCGCCTTCAGCGAGATCGGCATGCTGGTCACCGATGCCGAGCCGCCCCCGCGCATTGCCGCCGCGCTCGCCGCCGCGCGGGTCGACGTGCGCATCGTCTCTCCCCTTTCCGGAAACTGA
- a CDS encoding diol dehydratase small subunit has translation MSAKPVSDLDLYPVSEKAPERVKTPTGKPLSALTLEAVLSGEVGNEDIAITPEALLLQARIARAAGRATLAENFERAADLVRVPQELILDTYELLRPGRARDAQQLLDRAAQLRRDYGAARVAALIEEAAAVYTRRGLFVKRY, from the coding sequence ATGAGTGCGAAACCCGTCAGCGACCTCGACCTATATCCCGTCTCGGAAAAGGCGCCCGAGCGGGTGAAGACCCCCACGGGCAAGCCGCTTTCCGCCCTCACGCTGGAGGCCGTGCTTTCCGGCGAGGTCGGCAATGAGGATATCGCCATCACGCCGGAGGCACTGCTGCTTCAGGCGCGCATCGCCCGCGCCGCCGGGCGCGCCACGCTGGCGGAGAATTTCGAGCGCGCGGCCGATCTCGTCCGCGTGCCGCAGGAACTGATCCTCGACACCTATGAGCTGCTGCGGCCGGGCCGTGCCCGCGACGCGCAGCAGCTTCTCGACCGCGCGGCGCAGCTTCGCCGCGACTATGGCGCCGCGCGCGTCGCCGCCCTGATCGAGGAGGCCGCCGCCGTCTATACGCGCCGCGGCCTGTTCGTGAAGAGATACTGA